A genomic stretch from Juglans microcarpa x Juglans regia isolate MS1-56 chromosome 3S, Jm3101_v1.0, whole genome shotgun sequence includes:
- the LOC121257599 gene encoding E3 ubiquitin ligase BIG BROTHER-related-like isoform X2: MESKNNVDSGAKVGSEGAKPNLTNHHEDPNYVHVEEQEQEQEQEVEVGGSDIEQAAQPPRQPPRTPFTNLSQVEADLALARTLQEQERAFMMLQMNNEGSDYGSWEGGSYAYDDEDDFDDPHEDTDGDDEEGYDGTNLDDDEDAFDVHAHDEAEEENNPSVEFDPAVYSSDEAYARALQDAEDIEMAARLFVLAGLNDREAEDIEDHGGYSQDPWEEVDPDEFSYEELIALGEVVGTESRGLSADTIASLPSVNYKSGSSQNGNNDSCVICRLDYEDGETLTVLSCKHSYHSECISDWLKINKVCPVCNADVSISGNS; the protein is encoded by the exons ATGGAAAGCAAGAACAACGTAGACAGCGGTGCCAAAGTTGGTTCCGAAGGTGCCAAGCCAAATCTTACCAACCATCATGAAGACCCTAATTATGTGCATGTTGaggaacaagaacaagaacaagaacaagaagtaGAGGTAGGCGGATCCGACATCGAGCAGGCTGCTCAGCCGCCGCGTCAGCCCCCTAGAACCCCCTTTACTAATCTAAGTCAGGTCGAGGCTGACCTCGCTCTCGCACGTACCCTTCAGGAACAG GAAAGGGCATTCATGATGCTCCAAATGAACAATGAAGGGAGTGATTATGGAAGTTGGGAAGGTGGAAGCTATGCGTATGATGACGAGGACGATTTTGATGATCCCCATGAGGACACTGATGGGGACGATGAGGAGGGATACGATGGAACCAAccttgatgatgatgaggatgctTTCGATGTGCATGCTCATGATGAGGCTGAAGAGGAAAACAACCCCAGTGTTGAATTCGATCCAGCTGTCTATTCAAGTGACGAGGCCTATGCAAGAGCCCTACAGGATGCTGAAGACATAGAAATGGCTGCTAGACTGTTTGTGCTTGCAGGGTTAAATGATA GGGAAGCTGAGGACATAGAGGATCATGGTGGTTACTCTCAG GACCCGTGGGAGGAGGTTGACCCCGACGAGTTTTCCTATGAG GAATTGATTGCGCTTGGCGAAGTAGTTGGAACTGAGAGTAGAGGGCTTTCAGCTGATACAATTGCATCTTTGCCTTCAGTAAATTACAAATCAGGAAGCAGTCAGAATGGAAACAATGATTC GTGTGTCATTTGTCGGTTGGACTATGAGGATGGTGAAACATTGACAGTGCTTTCTTGCAAACATTCTTACCATTCTGAATGCATAAGCGATTGgttgaaaataaacaag GTCTGCCCTGTTTGCAATGCTGATGTTTCAATATCCGGCAACAGCTAG
- the LOC121257599 gene encoding E3 ubiquitin ligase BIG BROTHER-related-like isoform X1: MESKNNVDSGAKVGSEGAKPNLTNHHEDPNYVHVEEQEQEQEQEVEVGGSDIEQAAQPPRQPPRTPFTNLSQVEADLALARTLQEQERAFMMLQMNNEGSDYGSWEGGSYAYDDEDDFDDPHEDTDGDDEEGYDGTNLDDDEDAFDVHAHDEAEEENNPSVEFDPAVYSSDEAYARALQDAEDIEMAARLFVLAGLNDREAEDIEDHGGYSQDPWEEVDPDEFSYEELIALGEVVGTESRGLSADTIASLPSVNYKSGSSQNGNNDSCVICRLDYEDGETLTVLSCKHSYHSECISDWLKINKYKVKAGLAERRAFWLRLLHPEN; encoded by the exons ATGGAAAGCAAGAACAACGTAGACAGCGGTGCCAAAGTTGGTTCCGAAGGTGCCAAGCCAAATCTTACCAACCATCATGAAGACCCTAATTATGTGCATGTTGaggaacaagaacaagaacaagaacaagaagtaGAGGTAGGCGGATCCGACATCGAGCAGGCTGCTCAGCCGCCGCGTCAGCCCCCTAGAACCCCCTTTACTAATCTAAGTCAGGTCGAGGCTGACCTCGCTCTCGCACGTACCCTTCAGGAACAG GAAAGGGCATTCATGATGCTCCAAATGAACAATGAAGGGAGTGATTATGGAAGTTGGGAAGGTGGAAGCTATGCGTATGATGACGAGGACGATTTTGATGATCCCCATGAGGACACTGATGGGGACGATGAGGAGGGATACGATGGAACCAAccttgatgatgatgaggatgctTTCGATGTGCATGCTCATGATGAGGCTGAAGAGGAAAACAACCCCAGTGTTGAATTCGATCCAGCTGTCTATTCAAGTGACGAGGCCTATGCAAGAGCCCTACAGGATGCTGAAGACATAGAAATGGCTGCTAGACTGTTTGTGCTTGCAGGGTTAAATGATA GGGAAGCTGAGGACATAGAGGATCATGGTGGTTACTCTCAG GACCCGTGGGAGGAGGTTGACCCCGACGAGTTTTCCTATGAG GAATTGATTGCGCTTGGCGAAGTAGTTGGAACTGAGAGTAGAGGGCTTTCAGCTGATACAATTGCATCTTTGCCTTCAGTAAATTACAAATCAGGAAGCAGTCAGAATGGAAACAATGATTC GTGTGTCATTTGTCGGTTGGACTATGAGGATGGTGAAACATTGACAGTGCTTTCTTGCAAACATTCTTACCATTCTGAATGCATAAGCGATTGgttgaaaataaacaag TACAAAGTCAAGGCAGGACTGGCTGAAAGGAGAGCCTTCTGGCTACGTTTGCTGCATCCTGAAAACTAG